A single region of the Pseudonocardia alni genome encodes:
- a CDS encoding site-specific integrase — MSVEKATDAHPGTDMGPVAGAADEPGTQLDTDLDAALGTAVLPDGVAAAAARAASLAALAARADAHATAARAPRTRAAYAGDWAHFRRWCAAAGLPALPAAVDTVRLYLADLEATRTADGEAVFSPATMGRRLAAIAAAHHDAGHPSPTRDPTVGAVLTGIKRSRAHSTHQMRPLLLDDLRTVLADTGFGTWPAGLIGVRDAAALLIGFTGALRRSELAALTVADVAFHPVDGLHVHIARSKTDQTGRGATVVLPYGARAGTCPPCAVLRWVGLLAAAPHGRPALMRAVLATPPWPELGHLFPHPGPTDDSAGDARASTPVDAGAAGTHGPAARSFRAPAPTLAGHTPLLRAIRRGGTLADTPMTGDALHAMVRRRAEAAGLPGPMGFHSLRAGFVTTARRNGADHRSVRRQTRHTSDAMIETYDRDHAPLVGNAVTRLGL; from the coding sequence ATGAGCGTGGAGAAGGCCACCGACGCCCACCCGGGCACCGACATGGGCCCCGTTGCGGGCGCCGCGGACGAGCCCGGGACCCAGCTCGACACCGATCTGGACGCCGCGCTCGGCACCGCGGTGCTGCCCGACGGCGTCGCGGCCGCGGCTGCCCGTGCCGCGTCGCTGGCCGCGCTGGCCGCCCGCGCCGACGCCCACGCCACCGCCGCGCGGGCACCGCGCACCCGCGCCGCCTACGCGGGGGACTGGGCACACTTCCGCCGCTGGTGTGCCGCAGCGGGGCTACCGGCGTTGCCGGCGGCGGTGGACACCGTGCGGCTCTACCTGGCCGACCTCGAGGCCACCCGCACCGCGGACGGAGAGGCGGTGTTCTCCCCGGCCACGATGGGCCGGCGCCTGGCCGCGATCGCCGCCGCCCACCACGATGCCGGCCACCCGTCCCCGACCCGCGACCCGACCGTCGGTGCGGTGCTCACCGGTATCAAGCGGTCCCGCGCCCACTCCACCCATCAGATGCGTCCGCTCCTGCTGGACGACCTGCGCACCGTGCTCGCGGACACGGGGTTCGGGACGTGGCCGGCCGGGTTGATCGGTGTCCGCGATGCCGCCGCGCTGCTGATCGGGTTCACCGGTGCGCTGCGGCGCAGCGAGCTCGCCGCCCTCACCGTCGCCGACGTGGCCTTCCACCCGGTCGACGGGCTGCACGTGCACATCGCCCGGTCCAAGACCGACCAGACCGGGCGTGGCGCTACCGTGGTGTTGCCCTACGGCGCCCGGGCGGGCACCTGCCCGCCGTGCGCGGTGCTGCGCTGGGTGGGGTTGCTCGCCGCCGCCCCGCACGGTCGCCCAGCTTTGATGCGCGCCGTCCTGGCCACCCCGCCCTGGCCCGAGCTGGGCCACCTGTTCCCGCACCCCGGCCCCACCGACGACAGCGCTGGTGACGCACGCGCCTCCACGCCCGTCGACGCCGGCGCCGCGGGAACTCACGGGCCGGCGGCCCGGTCGTTCCGGGCCCCGGCACCCACGCTGGCCGGGCACACACCGCTGCTGCGGGCGATCCGCCGCGGCGGCACCCTCGCCGACACCCCGATGACCGGCGATGCCCTGCATGCCATGGTCCGTCGTCGCGCCGAGGCCGCGGGCCTGCCGGGCCCGATGGGCTTCCACTCACTGCGCGCCGGGTTCGTCACCACCGCCCGGCGCAACGGCGCCGACCACCGCTCGGTGCGCCGCCAGACCCGCCACACCAGCGACGCCATGATCGAGACCTACGACCGCGACCACGCCCCGCTCGTGGGCAATGCCGTGACCCGACTGGGCTTGTGA